The Stomoxys calcitrans chromosome 3, idStoCalc2.1, whole genome shotgun sequence genome includes a region encoding these proteins:
- the LOC106091959 gene encoding NADH dehydrogenase [ubiquinone] 1 beta subcomplex subunit 2, mitochondrial-like — translation MITKFRPLCKPLLQHVMRNAVKGIAPQSVRQSHVVSYRVAPPPHSKATRIGAEMVGAAMWWWVLWHLWHESEHITGEFPYPEPSEWTNSELGIPPA, via the coding sequence ATGATCACCAAATTCCGGCCATTGTGTAAACCACTTTTGCAACATGTCATGCGAAATGCCGTCAAGGGAATTGCACCTCAATCTGTTCGTCAAAGTCATGTAGTTTCGTATCGTGTTGCTCCTCCACCACACTCTAAAGCAACAAGAATTGGAGCTGAAATGGTTGGTGCCGCTATGTGGTGGTGGGTGCTCTGGCATTTGTGGCATGAATCAGAgcacattacaggtgaatttcccTATCCCGAACCATCGGAGTGGACCAATTCTGAACTTGGAATTCCACCAGCATAA
- the LOC106091927 gene encoding electron transfer flavoprotein regulatory factor 1 encodes MSELRSKVIQLYKHLQFLGREYPGPNGPQKFRQQVRDAFMKNKDVQDPNKIKALLAQGRYVAKEVEALYSLKKYRSMKQRYSQE; translated from the exons ATGTCAGAGCTCCGCTCCAAAGTTATACAACTTTACAAACAT TTGCAGTTTTTGGGACGTGAATATCCCGGGCCCAACGGGCCCCAGAAATTCCGCCAGCAGGTACGCGATGCCtttatgaaaaacaaagatGTGCAAGATCCAAACAAAATCAAAGCACTGCTGGCGCAAGGACGTTATGTAGCCAAAGAAGTTGAAGCATTGTATTCACTGAAGAAGTATCGCTCCATGAAACAGCGTTACTCCCAAGAGTAA